The segment TGTAGTCGCGCGGCTGACCGACTGGTATCAGCAACTCTCTGAACAGGGCGCGCGCGCGACGGTGCATCACTGCCTCAATCGCCGCCAGCAGCGGGTTAACAAAGGGCTGGCGCAGATGCAGCGTGCTGATTAGACTGACACTTTCCCATCGCGCTGGTCCCGGCCAGCCGTAATATGGATATTGCTGCATGTCGATCGCCTATACCATTACAACCAGCGAACCGGTGAATCAGCAGATTTACCGCTATCTGCGCAAAGATATTGTCACCTGCGCAATTGAGCCGGGTTCGCTGCTCTCAGAAAAAGAGGTTTCCGCGCGCTTTAACGTCTCGCGCCAGCCGGTGCGGGAAGCATTTATTAAGCTGGCCGAAGCGGGACTGGTACAGGTATTGCCGCAACGTGGCACCTTCGTGCGGAAAATTTCTGCCAAACGGGTCGCGGATGGCCGCTTTATCCGTGAAGCGGTGGAAATCTCGGTCGTGCGTCGTTCAGCGCAGGAGATTACGGCAGCATCGCTGATGGCACTGGAGCATAATCTGCAGCTGCAGCGCATGGCCGCATCACGTCACGACAGCCAGGCTTTTCTCAGCCTCGACGATGAGTTTCATCGCCTGATCGCGGAAAGCATTGACTGCAGGCTCGCCTGGGAAACGGTGGAGAACATCAAAGCCACCATGGACCGGGTTCGGTTTCTGACGCTGAGTGAAGTCTCGCCGCCGGAAAAGCTGATTGAGCAGCATGAAGAGATCTTTGCCGCGCTGACGTCTCACGATGCGGAGGCGGCCGAAACGGCCATGCGTCTGCACCTGCAGGAGATGATCTTTTCTATCACCCCGATTGCCGAGCGCAACAGCGCCTGGTTTGAAACCCCCTGAGCCAGGCCCTCACCGTCCGCCAGGACGATGAGGGTCTGCATCACTACCACCATTGATGAAAATGGTGAACCGGCCCGATGCCCTTCCCGACCTCCAGTGAATCCGCCTGCAACAGCGCCTGCTGCAGCCAGTTTTTCGCCTCTGCGAGCGTTTCCGCCCAGTCAGCATGGCGCGGACGCAGGGCCGCTAAGGCCGCCGACAGCGTACAACCCGTGCCGTGCGTATGGCGGGTGTTGACGCGCGGCGTGCTGAATCGCTGCTCTGCGTCGGGCGCGATCAGCCAGTCCGGGCTTTCGCCCGCGGCCAGGTGACCGCCCTTCATCAGCACAGCCTGACAGCCCAGCGCCAGCAGTGCCCGCCCCTGCCTGCGCATCTCCGCCTCGTCGGTGGCGATGGCACACTCCAGTAAGGCTGCCGCTTCCGGCAGATTAGGGGTAATCAGCGAGACCTGCGGCAATAACAGCTCACGGACACTGGCTACGGCAGCCGGTGAAAGCAGCGCATCCCCGCTTTTCGCCACCATCACCGTATCCAGCACCACAAAGGGGATGCTCGCCTGCCTGAGCCGGGCGGCCACCTGCTCCACAATAGCCGTTTCCGACAACATGCCAATTTTCGCACTATCAATGCGGACATCACTCAGCACCGAATCGAGCTGAGCGGTCACAAAGTCCGGATCAATACGGCAGACCGACTGAACCCCGCAGGTGTTCTGTGCCACCAGCGCGGTGATCACACTGGTGCCATAGGCACCCAGCGCGGAGAACGTCTTCAGATCGGCCTGAATCCCGGCGCCGCCGCTGGGATCGGTCCCGGCAATCGTCAGGGCATTAATGCGCTTCATGATGCGCCTCCAGCGTCCAGAGTGCATCGACAAACGCCGTGGCAAAACTGCCCGGCGCGGCGGCCTGAGATGCTGCCCTTTCTCCCGCTGACGACATCACCTGACAGGCGGCGGCCACATTTAACAGCCGATCGCCGGGCAGGCTGCTGAACCCTGCCACGACCGCAGAGAGCGCACAGCCGGTTCCCACCACCCGCGTCATCAGGGGCGAGCCGCCGCGAAGCGCAAAGATCCGCGTGCCATCGGTGGCGTAGTCCACTTCACCGCTGACAATGACCAGCGTGCGCCAGCGAATGGCGAGCTGACGGGCGGCATCGAGCGCCGCATCCGCCTGGTGCAGCGTATCCACGCCGCGTCCGCCACTGGCCTGCTTTGCCAGCGCCAGAATCTCTGAAGCGTTGCCGCGGATCACAGCCGGTTCCTGGCTCAATAACTGCTGGCAGAAGTCACTGCGCAGCGTCAGAGCACCGACGGCGACCGGGTCGAGCGTCCAGGGGGTGCCTGCCTCTCGGGCGGCGCTGACGGCGGCCTGCATCGCCTGCTGGCGCTCGCGGGTCAGGGTGCCGACATTGATGAGGAGCGCATCGGCAAAGCGGCTGAACTCAGCGGCTTCGTCAGCATCGATGACCATCGCCGGCGAGGCGTTCAGTGCAAGCAGCACGTTGGCGGTGAAGTTCTGTACCACCTCATTGGTCATACAGTGGACCAGCGGTGAGTGACGGCGAAAAGCGTGCAGACAGGGCGCGAAGTGCGCGGCAGAAAGGTGTTGAGATGGCTGTGACATCATAGCTCCCAACCGGCGAACAAGAAGGCGAATGCGGTCAGGCATCAGACTTCCCTACGCTGGCATTATCCAGATCAGGTAATACGGGTATTTCTCAGCCTTCACAAAGAAGGGCACCCCGAGTCGTTTAACTAAATTCAGTCAGTCAGGATAGTAATGTCAGCAGGCGGTCCTGTAAACGCATACCGCACGATTACGGCATCACTCCCGGACTCCGTTGGC is part of the Pantoea sp. Ep11b genome and harbors:
- a CDS encoding GntR family transcriptional regulator, coding for MSIAYTITTSEPVNQQIYRYLRKDIVTCAIEPGSLLSEKEVSARFNVSRQPVREAFIKLAEAGLVQVLPQRGTFVRKISAKRVADGRFIREAVEISVVRRSAQEITAASLMALEHNLQLQRMAASRHDSQAFLSLDDEFHRLIAESIDCRLAWETVENIKATMDRVRFLTLSEVSPPEKLIEQHEEIFAALTSHDAEAAETAMRLHLQEMIFSITPIAERNSAWFETP
- the thiM gene encoding hydroxyethylthiazole kinase, with translation MSQPSQHLSAAHFAPCLHAFRRHSPLVHCMTNEVVQNFTANVLLALNASPAMVIDADEAAEFSRFADALLINVGTLTRERQQAMQAAVSAAREAGTPWTLDPVAVGALTLRSDFCQQLLSQEPAVIRGNASEILALAKQASGGRGVDTLHQADAALDAARQLAIRWRTLVIVSGEVDYATDGTRIFALRGGSPLMTRVVGTGCALSAVVAGFSSLPGDRLLNVAAACQVMSSAGERAASQAAAPGSFATAFVDALWTLEAHHEAH
- the thiD gene encoding bifunctional hydroxymethylpyrimidine kinase/phosphomethylpyrimidine kinase, coding for MKRINALTIAGTDPSGGAGIQADLKTFSALGAYGTSVITALVAQNTCGVQSVCRIDPDFVTAQLDSVLSDVRIDSAKIGMLSETAIVEQVAARLRQASIPFVVLDTVMVAKSGDALLSPAAVASVRELLLPQVSLITPNLPEAAALLECAIATDEAEMRRQGRALLALGCQAVLMKGGHLAAGESPDWLIAPDAEQRFSTPRVNTRHTHGTGCTLSAALAALRPRHADWAETLAEAKNWLQQALLQADSLEVGKGIGPVHHFHQWW